In a single window of the Niabella ginsenosidivorans genome:
- a CDS encoding glycoside hydrolase family 31 protein produces the protein MKKLFFSILLSAMCTRAVSGSLKQETISKTTAALGVPQAGRIEKVGPGIWKVTFGSPEKIRPADFKKEACWEGLKKLPDSNKPPIALDAVLFNQTEKGALARLKLESSERIYGFGLQVNTFEQRGLRRDIRTNSWTIGNIGFSHAPMPFYISSKGYGLLINTSRYVTFYMGAQHKLEQSVALKQTLKEGPGEDASSPAALYDRHYEPSDDVEILADGTKGMELYVFEGPGMREVVERYNLYSGGGAIPPLWGLGLKYRAKSNFTAAEVINFSGYFRNNHIPCDMLGLEPGWQSAAYSCSYKWNEKNFSNPDSLLEIMQGMNYKLNLWEHAYVHPTSPIFDSILPYSGDYAVWKGAVPDFVTSEARHIFGGYHKNAFIDKGIASFKLDECDAAYYDKAQGEWSFPDIARFPSGIDGEQMRQLFGLLYQKTLSDEFRKVNRRTLLDVRASGLFAAPYCSVLYSDMYDHSDFVRMIVNSGFSGLNWSPEVRQTGSDADLIRRLQTTVMASQMVVDCWFLKNLPWYQYDREKNNRGEFLPNYRELEQKAKNLIELRMRLIPYLYAAFARYHFNGTPPFRALVLDYPDDPGVWKTDDEYMMGDAILCAPFIDGASSRKVYLPAGTWYDFNTGKKYQGGKEYAISMSLDQIPMFVKDGTILPLAKPVEYITPRTTFALKCRIYGTPGAPVRLFEDDGHTFNFERGAFNWVSLAWNRSRVQLKRSGNFKGSLYKVTGWEVIK, from the coding sequence ATGAAAAAATTATTTTTTAGTATTCTTTTATCCGCCATGTGCACCCGGGCTGTTTCCGGCTCTTTGAAGCAGGAAACAATAAGCAAAACAACAGCTGCTTTGGGAGTGCCGCAAGCAGGACGTATTGAGAAAGTCGGACCGGGAATATGGAAAGTTACTTTTGGGTCTCCGGAAAAGATCCGGCCTGCCGATTTCAAAAAAGAAGCCTGTTGGGAAGGTTTAAAAAAGCTCCCTGATTCCAATAAACCACCAATAGCTTTGGATGCTGTTCTTTTTAACCAGACCGAAAAAGGGGCGTTGGCCCGCCTGAAACTGGAATCTTCAGAGCGGATCTATGGTTTTGGCCTGCAGGTAAATACTTTTGAGCAGCGCGGCCTTCGCCGTGATATCCGTACCAACAGCTGGACAATCGGCAACATCGGGTTCAGTCATGCACCCATGCCATTCTATATTTCTTCAAAAGGATATGGATTGCTGATAAATACTTCCCGCTATGTTACTTTCTATATGGGGGCGCAACATAAGCTGGAACAATCGGTAGCGCTGAAACAAACGCTGAAGGAAGGGCCCGGTGAAGACGCATCATCACCTGCAGCGCTTTATGACCGGCACTATGAGCCCTCCGATGATGTTGAGATTTTGGCAGATGGGACCAAAGGAATGGAATTGTATGTATTTGAAGGCCCGGGAATGCGTGAGGTTGTTGAACGGTACAATCTGTATTCCGGTGGCGGAGCCATACCTCCGCTTTGGGGGCTGGGACTCAAATACCGGGCAAAAAGCAATTTTACTGCTGCTGAGGTAATCAACTTCTCCGGATATTTCCGAAATAACCATATTCCGTGTGACATGTTAGGGCTGGAGCCCGGATGGCAGTCAGCAGCTTATTCCTGCTCATACAAATGGAATGAAAAGAATTTTTCAAATCCCGACAGCTTGTTAGAAATAATGCAGGGCATGAATTATAAATTAAACCTGTGGGAGCATGCCTATGTGCATCCGACTTCGCCGATTTTTGACAGCATCCTTCCTTATTCAGGCGATTATGCTGTATGGAAGGGCGCTGTTCCGGATTTTGTAACCTCCGAAGCCAGGCATATTTTCGGGGGATATCATAAGAATGCATTTATTGATAAAGGTATTGCGTCATTCAAACTGGATGAATGTGATGCTGCTTATTACGACAAGGCTCAGGGGGAATGGAGCTTTCCGGACATTGCACGGTTCCCTTCGGGCATTGACGGGGAACAGATGCGGCAGTTGTTTGGACTGCTTTACCAGAAAACATTATCTGACGAATTCAGGAAAGTTAATCGGCGAACGCTTCTGGATGTAAGGGCTTCCGGCCTTTTTGCTGCTCCTTATTGTTCTGTTCTCTATTCTGATATGTATGATCATTCTGATTTTGTCCGGATGATCGTAAATTCCGGGTTCTCAGGTTTAAACTGGTCGCCCGAGGTACGGCAAACCGGCTCCGATGCTGACCTGATACGTAGGTTACAAACAACGGTTATGGCTTCGCAAATGGTGGTGGATTGCTGGTTCCTGAAAAACCTTCCCTGGTACCAGTATGACAGGGAAAAAAACAACCGGGGCGAATTTTTACCTAATTACAGGGAGCTGGAACAAAAAGCAAAGAATTTGATTGAGCTGAGGATGCGCCTGATCCCCTACCTGTATGCTGCATTTGCCAGGTATCATTTTAATGGCACGCCTCCGTTTCGCGCTTTGGTGCTTGACTATCCGGACGATCCGGGTGTATGGAAAACAGATGATGAGTATATGATGGGAGATGCCATTCTTTGCGCCCCGTTTATAGACGGTGCTTCATCCCGCAAGGTATATCTTCCGGCCGGCACCTGGTATGATTTTAACACAGGAAAAAAATACCAGGGAGGGAAAGAATATGCCATAAGCATGTCGCTCGATCAGATACCTATGTTCGTTAAAGACGGAACGATTCTGCCCCTTGCCAAGCCGGTTGAATACATTACACCCCGAACTACTTTTGCTTTGAAATGTCGTATATACGGTACTCCGGGTGCCCCCGTCCGGTTGTTTGAAGATGATGGACACACCTTCAATTTTGAAAGGGGCGCATTCAATTGGGTTAGCCTGGCCTGGAACAGGAGCCGGGTTCAGCTCAAGCGTTCAGGAAATTTTAAAGGATCCCTGTATAAGGTTACCGGATGGGAGGTGATCAAATAA
- a CDS encoding glycosyl hydrolase family protein gives MKKLSPDFFARLALPVLILIASGAVASGQGAHSAPSVVEVNVSDAPGFRVPADFTGISFEADAALPNHRGVKGYLFSSANRQLIRLFVNSGIRILRVGGGTVDIYPEAAHDRAAIDSVFSFARAAGIKVIYSLPLLNANDTADALTAKYIWTHYRDYLVCFSIGNEPNCPPYKEAPVGAIKTYRQYIAAWKTFAATILKAVPGARFAGPDSGGWDWTEEFARDEKGSGRITMITHHQYPGGRPVVHNVPLTAQQAIDSMLSPKWLTGEYPYIYAHTGEKVAPYGFSCRMTEANDYLGGIAGASNAMSSALWALDYMHWQAARGLIGINFHNNQWLKTCTIYQGPSGELLANPKAHAIRAFDLVSGGRTEPVTISNPTGVNLTAYAIKGNRYLYITIINKEHGAGARNVYATISAKGFTGGKASAMFLTAPGNDAGATSGITLGGDSITNNRPWKGQWTSLGTERNGRYNVNLAVSSAVIVRLPLY, from the coding sequence ATGAAAAAACTGAGTCCTGATTTTTTTGCCCGGCTTGCTTTACCGGTATTGATCTTAATAGCTTCAGGGGCTGTTGCCAGCGGGCAGGGCGCACATTCAGCACCATCAGTGGTAGAGGTAAATGTCAGCGATGCACCCGGGTTCAGGGTGCCGGCTGATTTTACAGGTATCAGTTTTGAGGCAGATGCCGCCTTACCTAACCACCGGGGTGTGAAAGGATACCTGTTTTCTTCAGCAAACAGGCAATTGATCCGTCTTTTTGTCAACAGCGGTATACGGATCCTTCGCGTTGGCGGCGGCACGGTTGATATCTATCCTGAGGCGGCTCATGATCGTGCAGCCATTGACAGTGTCTTTAGTTTTGCCAGGGCTGCCGGAATAAAAGTAATCTATTCGCTGCCATTGCTCAATGCCAACGATACGGCTGATGCCCTTACTGCCAAATATATCTGGACGCATTACAGGGATTATCTGGTCTGCTTTTCTATTGGAAATGAGCCGAACTGTCCGCCTTATAAAGAGGCCCCGGTAGGTGCAATAAAGACATACCGGCAATACATCGCGGCCTGGAAGACCTTTGCTGCCACTATTTTAAAAGCAGTTCCCGGCGCCAGGTTTGCCGGGCCTGACTCGGGCGGGTGGGACTGGACGGAAGAATTTGCCAGGGATGAGAAAGGCTCCGGGCGGATCACTATGATCACGCACCACCAGTATCCCGGGGGCAGGCCGGTGGTTCATAATGTACCGCTGACAGCACAGCAGGCCATCGACAGTATGCTGTCTCCCAAATGGCTGACAGGGGAGTACCCTTACATCTATGCCCATACGGGGGAGAAAGTGGCACCATATGGTTTTTCCTGCCGGATGACCGAAGCCAATGATTACCTGGGCGGCATTGCAGGCGCAAGCAATGCCATGTCATCGGCCCTCTGGGCATTGGACTATATGCACTGGCAGGCCGCCCGCGGACTGATCGGCATTAACTTTCACAACAACCAGTGGTTAAAAACCTGTACCATTTACCAGGGGCCTTCCGGAGAGCTCCTGGCTAACCCCAAAGCCCATGCCATCAGAGCGTTTGACCTGGTGAGCGGCGGGCGCACAGAACCTGTAACCATCTCCAATCCCACCGGAGTGAATCTGACCGCTTATGCGATTAAGGGCAATCGCTATCTTTACATTACCATTATTAATAAAGAACATGGCGCCGGGGCGCGTAATGTATATGCCACAATCTCAGCGAAAGGTTTTACAGGCGGAAAAGCTTCTGCTATGTTCCTTACTGCGCCAGGTAACGATGCCGGCGCAACAAGCGGGATCACACTTGGTGGTGATTCCATCACAAACAACCGGCCCTGGAAGGGACAATGGACCAGCCTCGGAACGGAGCGTAATGGCCGGTATAACGTAAACCTGGCGGTAAGCTCTGCTGTAATTGTTCGGTTGCCATTATACTGA
- the araD gene encoding L-ribulose-5-phosphate 4-epimerase AraD translates to MLEKLQQEVFEANRLLPEYGLVTFTWGNVSAYDSATGLMVIKPSGVPYDTMKTADMVVPDEAGKMVEGTRKPSSCTPAYLYLYRSFRNVRSLLHTHSHWAAVFAQAGIPIPVLGTTHADYFADEVPVTRLMIPGEIHAGYESETDKVIVEQFENKNSDMIPGALVHSHGPFTWGRNTVEAVLNAVVLKTVARMAFHTLALEGNRVKAISPDLLKKHFFRKHGAGPVTARFKAGVPGGELVKTIALFFLKKNNNK, encoded by the coding sequence ATGCTGGAAAAATTGCAACAGGAGGTCTTTGAAGCAAACAGGCTACTTCCGGAGTACGGATTGGTAACATTTACCTGGGGTAACGTTTCAGCATATGATAGCGCTACCGGGCTGATGGTGATTAAACCTTCCGGAGTGCCTTATGATACGATGAAGACAGCGGATATGGTAGTGCCGGATGAGGCAGGGAAAATGGTAGAAGGAACCCGTAAACCGTCGTCCTGTACGCCTGCCTACCTGTACCTGTATCGCAGTTTCAGGAACGTACGAAGCCTTCTGCACACCCACTCTCATTGGGCTGCTGTTTTTGCGCAGGCCGGAATACCTATACCGGTTTTAGGAACAACACATGCAGACTATTTTGCAGATGAAGTGCCCGTAACACGTCTTATGATCCCGGGTGAGATCCATGCCGGCTATGAATCAGAAACGGATAAAGTAATTGTGGAGCAGTTTGAGAATAAGAACTCTGATATGATTCCGGGGGCATTGGTTCACTCCCATGGGCCGTTTACCTGGGGCCGGAATACTGTTGAAGCAGTGCTTAATGCCGTTGTATTGAAAACAGTAGCCCGAATGGCGTTTCATACGCTGGCTTTAGAGGGTAACAGGGTAAAAGCCATTTCCCCTGATCTGCTGAAAAAACACTTTTTCAGGAAACATGGTGCGGGGCCTGTTACGGCCAGGTTTAAAGCAGGAGTGCCAGGCGGGGAACTGGTAAAAACGATTGCTTTATTCTTTCTTAAAAAAAATAATAATAAATGA
- a CDS encoding sugar porter family MFS transporter, producing the protein MKTYLVLVCLVAAAGGFLFGFDTSVISGVIEYLVPKFELNEIQKGWTVACILVGCMIGSGLSGRISTKYGRKKALMFAAVIFFISSLGCAFSNTYMVFIVNRLIAGISVGAASTLAPVYIAEISPARHRGKLLTLNLIAIILGQTAAFFSNYALQQVGGTDNWRWMIGIMAAPSVLFLVFLFFVPESPRWLVEKKRDKEALLVLERLNTKAVAQSVITEIKDSLKSSPTIKPGALFKGTILKILVVGCLLAVFQQVTGINIIMYFAPSIFKAADFGQSAALFQTAIIGVVYLIASLLAFLFIDRIGRKPLMIAGSIGMGISLIFLALTFVTKHTGGSWVMFCIMGFIASFGFSLGPVVWVLIPEIFPNQYRSEGVALSVFVMWVANFLVTVTFPILLKEMQGYAFFIYAAMCILSALFSVTMLRETKGKTLEELEELYEK; encoded by the coding sequence ATGAAAACTTATTTGGTTCTGGTATGCCTGGTTGCAGCAGCAGGCGGGTTTCTTTTTGGATTTGATACCTCTGTCATTTCCGGCGTCATTGAGTATCTGGTGCCGAAATTTGAATTAAATGAAATTCAAAAGGGGTGGACGGTTGCCTGTATATTGGTTGGTTGTATGATCGGCAGTGGTCTTTCCGGGAGGATCAGTACAAAATATGGCCGGAAAAAGGCCCTGATGTTTGCCGCTGTTATTTTTTTTATCTCTTCTTTGGGCTGCGCTTTTTCAAATACGTATATGGTGTTTATCGTAAACCGGCTGATTGCCGGTATTTCTGTAGGAGCCGCTTCCACCCTGGCCCCGGTATATATTGCGGAGATATCGCCGGCCAGGCACAGGGGAAAACTATTGACCCTTAACCTGATTGCGATCATCCTGGGTCAAACCGCTGCCTTCTTTTCCAATTATGCCTTGCAGCAGGTGGGCGGAACCGATAACTGGAGATGGATGATCGGAATAATGGCTGCCCCTTCAGTGCTCTTTCTGGTGTTCCTGTTCTTTGTTCCGGAAAGCCCCCGCTGGCTGGTGGAAAAGAAAAGGGATAAAGAAGCGCTGTTGGTACTTGAACGGCTGAATACAAAAGCTGTAGCGCAATCCGTAATTACAGAAATAAAGGATTCTTTGAAATCTTCGCCCACTATTAAACCGGGCGCGCTGTTCAAAGGAACCATTTTAAAGATCCTTGTAGTAGGCTGCCTTTTAGCTGTTTTTCAGCAGGTCACGGGTATAAACATCATTATGTATTTTGCACCGTCTATTTTCAAGGCAGCTGATTTTGGTCAAAGCGCCGCTTTATTCCAAACTGCAATAATTGGCGTGGTCTATCTGATTGCTTCGCTGCTGGCTTTTTTATTTATTGACCGGATCGGCCGGAAACCATTAATGATTGCTGGTTCCATTGGCATGGGAATATCCCTTATTTTTTTGGCGCTGACTTTTGTTACAAAGCATACCGGAGGATCCTGGGTAATGTTCTGCATTATGGGCTTTATTGCTTCCTTTGGCTTTTCGCTGGGTCCTGTTGTTTGGGTACTCATTCCGGAAATATTTCCTAATCAATACAGGAGTGAAGGGGTGGCCCTTTCTGTTTTTGTTATGTGGGTCGCTAACTTTTTGGTTACAGTCACTTTCCCCATCTTATTAAAAGAAATGCAGGGCTATGCATTCTTTATCTATGCCGCTATGTGTATATTATCTGCGCTGTTCTCCGTTACCATGCTAAGGGAAACAAAAGGTAAAACACTTGAGGAGTTAGAGGAGCTATATGAAAAATGA